The following proteins are encoded in a genomic region of Peptococcus niger:
- a CDS encoding VirD4-like conjugal transfer protein, CD1115 family, with the protein MSVEKDKQAKSIIGIIMLGQAMALYFSLVVASLLFWQKHTYNPLRLVTMCRVGGFPVLIFVTFEILFAGLFVYGLYDFRKKYSSDLLGRNFRFPKERASYGESHFETPEEFKKAALVQKPEDAYGTIYGQMDKSGKELINRRMDSVNRLNSHIAVVGASGTGKTYTFTKNFIFQAAKRRESLVLTDPDGGLYRDTAGYLEDSGYIVRRLDLTKLDLSDGWDCMRSIKPESVELDAQFFAQTVISNVSDDMTSIYSTGPLSLLKALVLRVFLGPDFKDKNIGTVYGLIQNEGGEAYLDKLFDPDYMPLEARPALGPYLSFKQGSPNLRGNLITNLATQLQILQSGPVGSVLSQNDIDLELPGKELCAYYCIFPDSHDTYRFITSLFFSMLTTRLVSLADEQEANEYHAAGELPVPVNFLLDEFPSIGMLPDWDRKMSTIRKRRINATMIFQDITQLQNLYPNTWVTILANCSTMISLGINDQFTSDLFTKRLGNMTVEAKTDQYIRDFGRSMIGMTGMDTHSRSSIGEGRRALLSLDELFKVDEDRLLIVFQGHDPILAYKYPHVLHPEAKKLRKIYQSDLIPFWDKDARGRKREEEIIRLEEYYTTHPRAFEVDRSYDSLGIAASGISAMKKIKESFVEHFISSEEAGEMDENAALLEPKISFEGDRSLTNFDSWVEDIRTSEKDLNNKTRLLDKDKLRKEDLLKNTNKSEKDNKVRIDREAEQIVEKNKEERNSQEPPEVKVKFSTESDYNGGDIMLDKRSRTSSSFQINNPF; encoded by the coding sequence ATGAGCGTTGAAAAGGATAAACAAGCAAAAAGCATCATAGGGATAATTATGCTTGGGCAAGCTATGGCGCTTTATTTTTCTCTGGTTGTGGCCAGCCTACTTTTTTGGCAAAAACATACCTATAATCCCCTTAGGCTCGTTACTATGTGTCGTGTTGGAGGATTCCCAGTGTTGATTTTTGTGACTTTTGAAATTCTCTTCGCCGGCTTATTTGTATACGGTCTGTATGATTTCCGTAAAAAATATTCAAGTGACCTCCTAGGGCGTAATTTTAGGTTTCCTAAAGAAAGAGCTTCGTATGGTGAAAGCCATTTTGAAACGCCAGAAGAATTTAAGAAGGCTGCACTCGTACAAAAGCCGGAAGATGCTTATGGAACAATATACGGGCAGATGGACAAAAGCGGAAAGGAGTTAATCAACCGCCGGATGGATAGTGTCAATCGTCTCAACTCTCATATAGCGGTCGTTGGTGCCAGTGGGACAGGGAAGACCTATACCTTTACGAAAAACTTTATCTTTCAGGCTGCAAAACGCCGTGAGTCGTTAGTCTTAACTGACCCGGATGGTGGTCTATATAGAGATACAGCAGGATATTTAGAAGATAGTGGATATATTGTCAGGCGTCTTGATCTGACAAAGTTAGACCTATCAGATGGCTGGGATTGTATGCGGTCTATTAAACCGGAATCCGTTGAGTTAGATGCTCAGTTTTTTGCTCAGACCGTTATCTCTAACGTAAGCGATGATATGACTAGCATCTATTCAACTGGGCCGCTTTCCTTGTTGAAAGCCCTTGTGTTACGGGTATTTTTAGGACCAGACTTTAAAGATAAGAATATCGGCACGGTATATGGTCTCATACAAAATGAAGGCGGTGAGGCATATCTAGATAAGCTTTTTGACCCAGATTATATGCCGCTGGAAGCAAGACCGGCGCTGGGGCCTTATCTGTCCTTTAAGCAAGGGTCTCCGAATTTGCGGGGCAACCTTATTACGAACCTTGCAACCCAGTTACAAATTCTTCAATCCGGCCCGGTAGGTTCGGTTCTTTCTCAAAATGACATTGATCTTGAGCTGCCCGGAAAAGAACTCTGTGCCTACTATTGTATTTTCCCGGACTCTCATGACACCTACAGGTTTATAACATCCCTTTTCTTTTCTATGTTGACTACCCGGCTAGTTAGCCTAGCCGATGAGCAAGAGGCTAACGAATATCACGCAGCCGGTGAGCTTCCGGTTCCAGTTAACTTTCTACTGGATGAGTTTCCTTCTATCGGTATGCTCCCGGATTGGGATAGGAAAATGTCTACTATCCGCAAGCGGCGTATAAATGCGACCATGATATTTCAAGATATCACCCAACTTCAAAACCTGTATCCGAATACTTGGGTAACGATTTTAGCGAACTGTTCTACAATGATTTCCTTGGGGATAAATGATCAGTTCACTTCAGATCTATTTACAAAACGCTTAGGTAATATGACTGTAGAAGCAAAGACTGACCAGTATATTCGCGACTTTGGTAGAAGTATGATAGGTATGACCGGTATGGATACTCATAGTCGCTCTTCAATAGGTGAGGGGCGAAGAGCATTGTTGTCCTTGGATGAGCTTTTTAAGGTAGATGAAGATAGGTTGCTTATTGTTTTTCAAGGGCATGACCCAATCCTTGCCTATAAATACCCTCATGTTTTACACCCGGAGGCTAAAAAACTCAGGAAAATATATCAATCAGATCTAATACCATTTTGGGATAAAGATGCTCGAGGTAGAAAAAGGGAAGAAGAAATTATTCGGCTGGAAGAATATTACACAACTCATCCTCGTGCCTTTGAAGTAGATAGGAGCTATGATTCTCTCGGCATTGCAGCTAGTGGTATTTCAGCCATGAAGAAAATAAAAGAAAGCTTTGTGGAGCATTTCATCTCATCGGAAGAAGCAGGGGAAATGGATGAAAATGCGGCTCTTTTAGAGCCTAAAATAAGCTTCGAGGGGGATAGGTCGTTAACTAACTTTGATAGTTGGGTAGAGGATATTAGGACTTCTGAGAAAGATTTAAATAATAAGACAAGGCTTTTGGATAAGGATAAATTAAGAAAGGAAGATTTACTAAAAAATACTAATAAAAGTGAAAAGGATAATAAGGTAAGGATTGATCGAGAAGCCGAACAAATCGTTGAAAAAAATAAAGAAGAAAGAAATAGCCAAGAGCCTCCCGAAGTAAAAGTTAAATTTAGTACAGAAAGCGATTATAATGGAGGTGATATTATGTTAGATAAAAGGAGCAGGACAAGTAGTTCTTTTCAAATTAATAATCCTTTTTAA